A DNA window from Massilia putida contains the following coding sequences:
- the catC gene encoding muconolactone Delta-isomerase translates to MLFKVSMTVRLPHTMPREEADALKTREKALAQELQRSGKWRHLWRVAGRYANVSIFDVADNTELHDLLLSLPLFPYMEIEVEALCRHPSSIHDDDR, encoded by the coding sequence ATGTTATTCAAAGTCAGCATGACCGTCCGCCTGCCGCACACGATGCCGCGCGAGGAAGCCGATGCCCTGAAGACCCGCGAGAAGGCACTTGCGCAGGAATTGCAGCGCAGCGGCAAGTGGCGCCACCTGTGGCGCGTGGCGGGGCGCTACGCCAACGTCAGCATCTTCGACGTGGCCGACAACACCGAGCTGCACGACCTGCTGCTGTCGCTGCCGCTGTTCCCTTACATGGAGATCGAGGTGGAAGCGCTGTGCCGCCATCCGTCCTCGATCCATGATGACGACCGTTGA